The segment tgtcatGGCAGATCTGAGAGTTGGAAATTGCTCTATGTTCTAAGTGGACGTGGGGAACCTTACCAGCTTGAGAAGCAATAATCTCTACTCTTCCTTTGTATTAATGATCAGAGTGCGGGATACCCTACTGGTATCGAGCATCCCTCCCACCTACCTATGTGTATGCTCttcctgtggccacaggactggaagggtTGACATTGTACTTCTCTGATCCACTGCAATCAGGTTCAGGTTAGGTTTCTCCCTCTCAAGCATTtctggcaaaaggaaaagggaagttGTGAGTTAAAGGGAGGCTCACAGCTCTGTTGAGCACCTGGAAACTAGTCTCGCTGTTCCAGTGCTCCAGTCAGCTGGGGACAGGGTGAGGCCGCCTGAGATTTCTAGCAACTTCTGCCCCTCGCCTTTTCATCAGGTTTTTAAGTAAATGATTGTAGCCATTAataccttttcttccttttccttcccttcccaacTAGAAGCAGGAGGAGTTCTCATAGAAAGGCAGGTCCGATAAATAAGTCCCACCTTGAACCCTATTTCTACActgtattcttaattttttaattaaaatttccaaACATTAGAACCATCAATAGTAATATAGAAACTTCTCTCATTTATCCATCTATCTGTATCTATCCCTGTCTTTGATGTTGGTGGTTCTAATAAATGGGACATACTCTTATTTGTACTTTAATATATGCatgaatacttatttttatttttatctttaaaaataacttaggGATTTCAGATTACCTCCAAATGTATAATACTGGTAACATTTTAGCTGTTAGTGTCAAAAGGGAGGACATACGTATTTGGCTTCATCTATGTGAAAATCATAATTTTGAAATAGGCTACTCTCAATCTCTCTTCAGTCTTTACatgttccatataaattttctAATCAATATTTctcccttctgtttttttttttctgttaataacATTGAACAATTAGGACTTTGACTTTATTGCAAATTAGCAGTGTtttttgaataataataaatgtattaCAGTTCTtggtatgttagttgctcaggtgtggctgactctttgcaaccctatgaactgtaactcaccaggctcctttgtccatggaattctccaggcaagaacactggagtggtagccattcctaactccacaggatcttcctgacccagggatcgagcatgggtctccttcattgcaggcagattctttaccatctgagccacacagtTCTCTAGACCTTAATAATTTCAAACAGTTTCAAATTTGTATTCAATGTTGAGTTGATTAATTTAGGATTCAATTACTAAGAACtctttgaattttattatttatcctaTGTCTAGATACAATTGATTcctctaataaaaaataatacgAAGGGGAAATGGGGTGAGAGTGCTGAGTGAAAAGAGAATATATAGAGgacataagcagagacattaattcatttaaagtgGTTATTGAGACTCTATTATGTGATACTATAAGcttttctgaatttggcaataaggagttcatgatctgagccacagtcagctcctggtcttgtttttgttgactgtatagagcttctccatctttggctgcaaagaatataatcaatctgatttcagtgttgaccatctggtgatgtccatgtgtagactcttctcttgtgttattggaagagggtgtttgctatgaccagtgcattttttttttttggcaaaactctattagtctttgccctgcttcattccatactccacaGACAatattgcctgttactccaggtgtttcttgacttcctacttttgcattccagtcccctgtaatgaaaaggacatctttttgggtgttagttctaaaaggtcttgtaggtcttcatagaaccattcaacttcaacttcttcagagttactggttggggcataggcttggattactgtgatattgaatggtttgccttggaaatgaacagagatcattctattgtttttgagattgcatccaagtactgcatttcggactcttctgttgaccatgataactactccatttcttctgaaggattccagcctgcagtagtagatgtaatgctcaaaattctccaagccaggcctcagctgaaccatgaacttccagatgttcaagttggttttagaaaaggcagaggaaccagagatcaaattgccaacatccgctggatcatcaaaaaagcaagagagttccagaaaaacatctatttctgctttattgactatgccaaagcctttggccgTGTGgacaacaataaactgtggaaaattctgaaagagatgggaataccagaccacctgacctgcctcttgagaaacctatatgcaggtcaggaagcaacagttagaactggacatggaacaacaaactagttccaaataggaaaaggagtatgtcaaggctgtatattgtcaccctgcttatttaatttatatgcagagcacatcatgagaaatgctgggctggaataagcgcaagctggaatcaagactgccaggagaaatatcaataacctcagatatacagatgacaccacccttatggcagaaagtgaagaggaactaaaaagcctcttgctgaaggtgaaagtggagagtgaaaaagttggcttaaagctcaacattcagaaaacgaagatcatggcatctggtcctataacttcatgggaaatagaaggggaaacagtggaaagagtgtcaggctttattttggggggctcaaaaatcactgcagatggtgactgcagccatgaaattgaaagatgcttactccttggaagaaaccaaCCTAGGTGGCATAtcgaaaaccagagacattactttgccaacaaaggttgatctagtcaaggctatagtttttccagtggtcatgtatggatgtgagagttgaactgtgaagaaagctgagcactgaagaattgatgcttttgaactgtggtgttggagaagactcttgagagtcccttggactgcaaggagatccagccagtccatttgaaaggagatcagccctgggatctctttggaaggaatgatgctaaagctgaaactccagtactttggctacctcatgcgaagggttgactcattggaaaagactctgatgctgggagggattgggggcaggaggagaagcggacgacagaggatgagatggctggatgacatcactgatttgatggatgtGCGTCTGAGttatctctgggagttggtgatggacagggaggcctggtgtgctgcacttcatggggtcacaaagagtcagacacgactgagtgactgaactgaactgataagcttTTCTTAGTTTCGTCAAGTTAAAATTAAAGGGGAAATAACTctcaaataaaatgaataaattgcttAAGGAAGACAAAAATATTTCCCTTCAGTAACTGTGAGAATTTTATCACATGCGTCCTGTGATAGGCATACTGTGCTCTACTGAACAATTTCTTCAGTGGTAGTTTAGCACaattttcattttactatttttcctGCATGACCCTCATTAACATTTAACATTAAATAATGTTTTGGGGACCCAGTTGCTTGCGTGTTctcatttaaagtttattttattagcCATTGACTAATTCTTAGAGCTCTTACCTGACCAGAGTTttactttgcttttaaaaatttgtctggCAATGTTTTTGCCACACCACATATCATGTGGGATctgtagttccccaaccagtggcATaatagagtctttaccactggactgccagggaagtccccagagattTTAAACCTCAGCACAGTTGTCCCTTTGGCCTGGATAAACCTTTATTGGGGGGTGTTCTTGTGCACTGTAGAATATTTAGTGGCACCCCTGTCCTCTTCTCACATGATCTAGATGCTCCTTGCATGCCCTACTAACTGTCTGGACATTGGGTTGACTCTTTTTGCCCAGACATTGTCAAATATCCCTATGCGTAAGATTTACTCAAGGCTAAGAACCACCACTTTTTTACTGTTGTCTCACATCACAGGGGcttatctggtggctcagtgataaagaatctgcctgccaatgcaggagatgcaggagccacaggttcaatccctgggtcgggaagatcccctggaggaggaaatggcaatccactccagtattcttgcctggaataatcccatggacagagtctggtgggctacagtccatggggtcacaaagaataggacacaactgaacattcATATCACAGACTCAACCCCTCTAGTTTTATGGATGGATTTACCACAgaactgaatattctttgaatatTTGTACCTACCATAGACTGATACTTCAGTCATGCACAAGTCATAGGCTAACACTGAAGtttctctttagattttttttctaaatatatgtatTCTATCAGGATCAGAAGGGTGATTCATTTGATAAAGGAAGAATAACAATAGATTATAAAagattgggcttttttttttcagactaccttgttttttccagatttgttgttcagtctctaagtcatgtccgactctttgttaccccataaACTGCATCAcatctggcttccctgtcctgtactatatccccaagtttgctcaaccaaccatctcatcctttctcacCATCcacggagtcagtgatgctgtccaatcaGCTTATCCtctgcccttctcctcttgctttcaatctttcccagcatcaaggtcctttccaatgagtcagctcttcccatcaggtgactaaagtattggagaaTAAGCACTAGTTCTTCCATtgcatattcagagttgatttcctctaggattgactgttttgctctccttgctatccaagggactctcaagagttttctccagcaccacaactcaaaaacatcaatttttcagcactcagccttctttatggtccaactctcacatgtatacatgactattggaaaaaccatagctttgattatatggacttttgttggcaaagtgatgtctctgctttttagtacgctgtctaggtttgtcatagtttttctttcttttttttttttttttaatcattctcaatattttttattgtaaaaaacaATCAGActttcaaatgaattttaaaactttttcaatattatttaatGAAAAAGTCTCATATTCTCATGTATAGTGTATATCAACATGTACTATTCGTCTGtcatatttaatgaaaaacacCATTATTGTATGCTTGGAAAAATCCTTAAACCCATTCTCTAGTGAGTGTCCACcataatttaaagaatattttctccactcaaaaaaaaaaaatctatgtaaaGATTACAATCATTAAAAACCAAAGCAATACCTAGTTACATGCTTTACATATCccatgaaaaaataattaaattgttCCTAATCCCTGATGCAAGGCACATAAAAGCACCCGCACAAAACATCCATGTAAACAGCAATACAGTACATGATTTAAATAACATGAATGACTTTTACATGGCTGGACCTagactaaaggaaaaataaaatccatcatgGCTACAGCTAAAAACCATGTTAAAATTCACAAGAATTTGTATCTCTTATTATAAAAAGAACAGGCtatataattttttagaaaaaaaaaacttcataaatattttcatattgagAAACAACATGCTCCCTGGGTAGgaataaaatcaaaatattcaGATGTGATCAGGAGTAAATGCAAGTGGCATTTCTGAATACCCAGCTTTGATATCCACCAGGCCTAGTAGTCTGGACTATTTGTAGCACCATGGAATATGCATTAGAAAATCACAAAAGTACATTACTTCAAACTAACCTTGACATGAGGTTCACTTAGTCCACAGTAACAAACAGCAATGATGcagataattcttttaaaattactggCTTACTTGATTTATCTAGCAAGAAAaattctgtattatttattttagtacATCTCATGTACATAAAGCACCAGTTTAAATAAGATTATCAAACAACCTCCAGCCTCTTGTTACTCAACCTGGAAGTTCATTTCTCATCATTTCTATGTTACATGCTAAAAGTCAAGGAGGATAAAATTAGAATGGTGGTAGATACTGAGAGAGAGGTGCAGTCTCCTTCCTATCAAATGTTATGTCTCTCAAGTAAAACACAGATGAAGTAGTgaagtttaaaatgttttctgcatTCTCTGGAACTTACCATCTCAGCATAATAGTTTCTTCCTACTAGAGGATCAGCAGATGGGGGTGAGAGGACCAAAGGCAGGGCTCACGCCCTGGCAGGTAAGGCCGGGTTAACCTTGCTGCTGCAAGGCCATACTCTATATTTCTACTGCAAAACAACCTCACAAATGCTCACCACTGGGAAAGCAAGGAGGCCTGAGTGTGAACACAACTCAGGAAGCCCATTAAACACTGGAAAAACTACCAGATGAGACTCCACCAAGGGTTAAAACCTCACAGATGAAAATCAGCACACTTGCCTCTTTACCAACAGGAGTCTTATTAGCAGCATGCCCTTCTTAGGCATGAAAAGGGAGAATGGTGCATCTAAGTTTATGCACAGTTCATAGTCAAGTGTAAAGATGCAGActcttgcatttttaaattacagGTTAAAAGTGACAcccaaaagaaaattaatttcttcatAAATGAAATACAGTTTTATAAAAAAGCTGGAATGATGGTTAATTCAAATACAAAAACTCATATACAGAAAAACCCCTTTTCCTTCCAAACTACTTAGGTCCGTACAGTTGACTCCACTGTACCTTGATCACAACACCcgaataaaatatgaataaaatgcttCAGCTAGCAAACCGAGGGCCACTTGACAACTGCATTAAAACTGCAGCATTTAAGCAGGGCTGAAACGTGGTTTCCTTCTTGTTCTTGCGTCCCACAGTGATTACTAAATGAAGGGATCTGGTCTGTAAACGACTGGGTCATCCACTGTCCATTCAGAATGTCACTGAAAGTTGATTCTCCATTGTCAGCAGCAGGGCAGGGGTTTTCACTGTAAGCACCTCCATATGCTGCTTCATAACCCGGgtcatatttttcttccttcacaGCCATCTTCTTTGCATCCTCTTGGGCGAGCTGTAGGTCAAATGTATATTGCACTTCTTGAACATCTGTGTTTCGTTCAATGCCTTTCAACTGGTCTCTTAAGTCCTTCAGCTTAATGTAGTAATGTACTTTGTCCTGGGCGCGAGGAAACTGCGCGCATCTTGCACTGGATGATAGCATCACATAGCAGAGAGTTTCTGTATCTGGGATCTTATGGGGTTGAAGTCCAAACTCTAAGTTCTTAACCTTTACTCCAAAAACTTCCTTACTAAAAATTTCGTAAATACATTTTCCATTAAACACTGCTATCCGTGGCTGATATTTCTGTAATTTCTGCACTAGAATACGTCCTCCTTCACGAAATTCTTTACTGGAAAGATCCTTGCTGCCTGGTGTTGTCCTTTCCACCATATTGGTAAATCAAATACCATATTTCCCTGGTAGAGTGCAATCGTCCGTGTGACTCAGTTGGACCTCACTCAGCCCTGACATAAATAGGCACTTCCAAAAATGGTTTCCAGGCCCAGGATAGTGATGCCCTTTGTAAGCAGCCATCAGTCCTGGATTTATGCCAATAATTACAATGTCCAGATTGAAGGTCAAAATGTCTGGTAGAGTCTTGGTCAGAAGTTCAGCTTCTGAAACACCATTGAAACGGtccacttttcttttcacttgaaATGTGTCTgtaattttttcttgcttttcttttgacTTTGTGGACTTGCCAGATTTTTTGGCCTCAGCAGGTTTTGGGGGCTCCACTGGCGTTTTTGGTTCTGTTGTTctgggttttcttttccttccttttggagGAGTCTGCCCGCGTTCTCTGTTTCCATTCCCTGCTGCCGCTCTCGCGTGCAGCTACTCAGGCCCGGCAACCAAGCGACTCGGTAGTACGCGGCGCACGAATGGCGGTACGGTAATAACCACACACTCGGACTCGATTGCTGGCAGAACTCGGACAGTGACTGGTGCACAGGCTCCTCCCCCAAGCTTcctgtcatagtttttcttccaaggagcaagcatcttttcattttgtgactgcagtcaccatctatattgattttggagcacaagaaaatgaaatatgacagtttccacattttccccatctatttgccaggaagtgaaaGGACTgtatgctatgatcttcgtttttttgaaacttgagttttaagccagcttttcacactactctttcaccctcatcaaagtctctttagttcctcttgactttctgccattaaagtggtattgtCTCTGCAaaagaggttgttgatatttctcccagcaatcttgattccagcttgtgattcatctggcctggcatttcacatgatatactctgtatataagttacataaacaggatgacaatatacagccttgacatactcctttcccaatttttggaCTAGTCTGTTTTtcccacgtccagttctaactgttgcttcttgtcctgcgtaaagtttctcaggagggaggtaatGTGGTATGTTATTCacatctcattaagaatattccacaatttgttatgatccacacagtaaaaggctttagcatagtcaatga is part of the Bubalus kerabau isolate K-KA32 ecotype Philippines breed swamp buffalo chromosome 4, PCC_UOA_SB_1v2, whole genome shotgun sequence genome and harbors:
- the LOC129650912 gene encoding G/T mismatch-specific thymine DNA glycosylase-like — its product is MVERTTPGSKDLSSKEFREGGRILVQKLQKYQPRIAVFNGKCIYEIFSKEVFGVKVKNLEFGLQPHKIPDTETLCYVMLSSSARCAQFPRAQDKVHYYIKLKDLRDQLKGIERNTDVQEVQYTFDLQLAQEDAKKMAVKEEKYDPGYEAAYGGAYSENPCPAADNGESTFSDILNGQWMTQSFTDQIPSFSNHCGTQEQEGNHVSALLKCCSFNAVVKWPSVC